One Clupea harengus chromosome 12, Ch_v2.0.2, whole genome shotgun sequence DNA segment encodes these proteins:
- the tor1 gene encoding torsin family 1 isoform X1, protein MKLCSALGVWMFFNVAAAMEPISTSIAVGMAAALTGFLASYPNLIYYFHECCRPEWISLNKTHLEVALNKELFGQHVASRVVLKTVTGYMQNPNPKKPLVLSLHGWTGTGKNLMSQLIAESIYHKGMESGFVHLFTATAHFQHQKHLETYKEQLQMWVKGNVTKCPRSMFIFDEMDKMQPGLIDSIKPYLDYYDNLDGVSYRQAIFIFLSNAGGEKIAEVALNFWNAGQEREEIELKDLEMAITLSVFNNKQSGFWHATLIDKHLVDVYVPFLPLEQKHVVQCGLAEMVARKMKPDKEVVERMAQDLNYFPKEHRLFATQGCKVISSRLDYYI, encoded by the exons ATGAAATTATGTTCGGCGTTAGGGGTATGGATGTTTTTTAACGTAGCAGCTGCGATGGAGCCCATCAGTACAAGCATAGCTGTGGGCATGGCAGCAGCTCTCACTGGCTTTCTTGCCAGCTATCCAAACTTGATTTACTATTTCCATGAATGCTGTCGGCCAGAGTGGATCTCCTTGAATAAGACAC ATCTGGAGGTGGCCTTGAACAAGGAGCTCTTTGGCCAGCATGTGGCATCCCGGGTAGTCCTGAAAACAGTGACCGGATACATGCAAAACCCGAACCCCAAGAAACCCCTGGTCCTCTCTCTGCATGGCTGGACAGGCACCGGAAAGAACTTGATGAGCCAGTTGATTGCTGAGAGCATCTACCACAAGGGCATGGAGAGCGGATTTGTGCATCTGTTCACAGCCACGGCACACTTCCAACACCAGAAGCATCTGGAAACGTACAAA GAGCAGCTACAGATGTGGGTTAAAGGGAACGTCACAAAGTGTCCACGCtccatgtttatttttgatGAGATGGACAAAATGCAACCTGGCCTGATCGACAGCATCAAGCCATACCTGGACTACTACGATAATCTGGATGGGGTTTCTTATAGGCAGGCCATCTTCATTTTTCTCAG TAATGCAGGGGGGGAGAAGATCGCAGAGGTGGCCCTGAACTTCTGGAACGCGGGTCAGGAGCGAGAGGAGATCGAGCTGAAGGATTTGGAGATGGCAATCACCCTCTCGGTCTTCAACAACAAACAGA GCGGTTTCTGGCATGCCACTTTGATTGACAAGCACCTGGTGGACGTCTATGTGCCTTTCCTGCCTCTGGAGCAAAAGCACGTGGTTCAGTGTGGCCTTGCTGAGATGGTCGCCAGGAAAATGAAGCCAGACAAGGAAGTGGTGGAGCGCATGGCCCAAGATCTTAACTATTTCCCCAAAGAGCATCGCCTCTTTGCCACTCAGGGCTGCAAGGTGATCTCCAGCCGACTGGATTATTACATTTAA
- the LOC105911082 gene encoding alpha-N-acetylgalactosaminide alpha-2,6-sialyltransferase 6 → MGFILVDKQGHQSQRMVVFGAIFLLTTLLILYSSNSGNQLYGAVGVGNYHYVSKNTDLRRWATRDAYVPVYGNKTLLLRCSQCALVTSSSHMLGSGVGPEIDRSECVIRMNDAPISGFEKDVGNRTTLRVVAHSSVFRVVRRPTEFLNLSTDMSVIFWGPPTKIGREAKGTLFRLIQRVSATYRNVSFYTITPSKMKKFDSLFQRETGRDREKSRSWLSTGWFTMVIAIELCDNIKVYGMVPPNYCGRRQSKRMPYHYYKPRGPDECAMYMQNEKGRRGNHHRFITEKQVFSRWAKLFNITFSIPTW, encoded by the exons ATGGGATTTATTTTGGTTGACAAG cagGGGCATCAGAGTCAGCGGATGGTTGTCTTCGGTGCCATCTTCCTCCTCACAACACTGCTCATCCTCTACAGCTCCAACAGCGGTAACCAGCTGTACGGTGCTGTAGGGGTAGGGAACTATCACTATGTGTCCAAAAACACAGACCTAAGAAGATGGGCCACAAGAGATGCATACGTCCCAGTCTATGGAAACAAG acACTCTTGCTGCGCTGTAGCCAGTGTGCCCTGGTGACCAGTTCCAGTCACATGCTAGGCAGCGGAGTGGGTCCTGAGATCGACCGTTCAGAGTGTGTGATTCGTATGAATGACGCCCCCATCTCTGGCTTCGAGAAAGATGTGGGGAACCGCACCACCCTGCGTGTGGTGGCACATTCCAGCGTGTTCCGTGTGGTACGCAGACCCACCGAGTTCCTCAACTTGTCCACTGACATGTCCGTCATCTTCTGGGGCCCACCGACCAAGATCGGGCGCGAGGCGAAGGGCACTTTGTTTAGGCTCATCCAGAGGGTTAGTGCCACCTACAGGAATGTCTCATTCTACACCATCACCCCCAGCAAGATGAAGAAGTTTGACTCGCTGTTCCAGAGAGAAACTGGCCGAGACAG AGAGAAGTCTCGCTCCTGGCTCAGCACCGGCTGGTTCACCATGGTGATCGCCATCGAGCTGTGTGACAATATCAAAGTCTACGGGATGGTGCCACCCAATTACTGCGG ACGGAGGCAATCCAAGCGCATGCCGTACCACTACTACAAGCCTCGCGGACCGGACGAGTGTGCCATGTACATGCAGAACGAGAAGGGTCGTCGTGGAAACCACCACCGCTTCATCACCGAGAAACAGGTGTTTTCACGCTGGGCAAAGCTCTTCAACATCACCTTCTCCATCCCCACCTGGTAA
- the tor1 gene encoding torsin family 1 isoform X2, which produces MGHMCMTLLSCILITSLIVDAFEPISTSFIGAGACYFGNKLYKYLYETCDVNWIRFNSSNLEVALNKELFGQHVASRVVLKTVTGYMQNPNPKKPLVLSLHGWTGTGKNLMSQLIAESIYHKGMESGFVHLFTATAHFQHQKHLETYKEQLQMWVKGNVTKCPRSMFIFDEMDKMQPGLIDSIKPYLDYYDNLDGVSYRQAIFIFLSNAGGEKIAEVALNFWNAGQEREEIELKDLEMAITLSVFNNKQSGFWHATLIDKHLVDVYVPFLPLEQKHVVQCGLAEMVARKMKPDKEVVERMAQDLNYFPKEHRLFATQGCKVISSRLDYYI; this is translated from the exons ATGGGACACATGTGCATGACACTTCTGAGCTGTATTTTGATAACAAGTTTAATTGTGGATGCCTTCGAACCAATATCAACCAGCTTTATTGGAGCCGGGGCTTGTTACTTTGGGAATAAGTTGTATAAATATCTGTACGAAACGTGCGATGTGAATTGGATCAGATTTAACTCTTCTA ATCTGGAGGTGGCCTTGAACAAGGAGCTCTTTGGCCAGCATGTGGCATCCCGGGTAGTCCTGAAAACAGTGACCGGATACATGCAAAACCCGAACCCCAAGAAACCCCTGGTCCTCTCTCTGCATGGCTGGACAGGCACCGGAAAGAACTTGATGAGCCAGTTGATTGCTGAGAGCATCTACCACAAGGGCATGGAGAGCGGATTTGTGCATCTGTTCACAGCCACGGCACACTTCCAACACCAGAAGCATCTGGAAACGTACAAA GAGCAGCTACAGATGTGGGTTAAAGGGAACGTCACAAAGTGTCCACGCtccatgtttatttttgatGAGATGGACAAAATGCAACCTGGCCTGATCGACAGCATCAAGCCATACCTGGACTACTACGATAATCTGGATGGGGTTTCTTATAGGCAGGCCATCTTCATTTTTCTCAG TAATGCAGGGGGGGAGAAGATCGCAGAGGTGGCCCTGAACTTCTGGAACGCGGGTCAGGAGCGAGAGGAGATCGAGCTGAAGGATTTGGAGATGGCAATCACCCTCTCGGTCTTCAACAACAAACAGA GCGGTTTCTGGCATGCCACTTTGATTGACAAGCACCTGGTGGACGTCTATGTGCCTTTCCTGCCTCTGGAGCAAAAGCACGTGGTTCAGTGTGGCCTTGCTGAGATGGTCGCCAGGAAAATGAAGCCAGACAAGGAAGTGGTGGAGCGCATGGCCCAAGATCTTAACTATTTCCCCAAAGAGCATCGCCTCTTTGCCACTCAGGGCTGCAAGGTGATCTCCAGCCGACTGGATTATTACATTTAA
- the nsa2 gene encoding ribosome biogenesis protein NSA2 homolog, with protein MPQNEHIELHRKRHGYRLDHHERKRKKESREAHERSHKARKMIGLKAKLYHKQRHSEKIQMKKTLKMHEQRKSKQKDDEKTPEGAVPAYLLDREGQSRAKVLSNMIKQKRKEKAGKWEVPLPKVRAQGEMEVLKVVRTGKRQKKAWKRMVTKVTFVGDGFTRKPPKYERFIRPMGLRFKKCHVTHPELKATFCLPILGVKKNPSSPLYTTLGVITKGTVVEVNVSELGLVTQGGKVIWGKYAQVTNNPENDGCINAVLLV; from the exons ATG CCTCAGAACGAACACATTGAGTTGCACCGTAAACGCCATGGTTATCGGCTGGACCACCATGAGAGGAAGCGGAAGAAGGAGAGCCGTGAGGCACATGAACGCTCACACAAGGCACGCAAGATGATTGGTCTGAAGGCCAAACTCTACCACAAACAGCGACATTCTGAGAAGATCCAGATGAAGAAGAC CCTCAAGATGCACgaacagagaaagagcaaaCAGAAGGATGATGAGAAGACGCCTGAGGGAGCCGTGCCAGCGTACCTGCTGGACAGAGAGGGGCAGTCCCGTGCCAAGGTCCTCTCCAACATGATTAaacagaagaggaaggagaaagcT GGTAAATGGGAGGTGCCACTGCCAAAGGTGCGGGCACAAGGGGAGATGGAGGTTCTGAAGGTGGTGCGGACAGGCAAACGACAGAAGAAGGCCTGGAAGCGGATGGTGACCAAAGTCACCTTTGTTGGAGACGGCTTCACACGGAAACCCCCCAAATATGAGCGCTTCATCCGGCCCATG GGTCTTCGTTTTAAAAAATGTCACGTGACGCACCCAGAGCTTAAGGCCACATTCTGTCTGCCTATCCTTGGCGTGAAGAAGAACCCCTCCTCGCCCCTTTACACAACACTAGGGGTCATCACAAAGGGAACAGTCGTTGAAGTCAACGTCAGTGAGCTGGGCCTTGTCACACAAGGAGGAAAGGTCATCTGGG GTAAATATGCCCAGGTAACGAACAACCCAGAGAACGATGGTTGCATCAACGCTGTGCTGTTGGTCTAA